A DNA window from Anastrepha obliqua isolate idAnaObli1 chromosome 5, idAnaObli1_1.0, whole genome shotgun sequence contains the following coding sequences:
- the LOC129247964 gene encoding V-type proton ATPase 116 kDa subunit a1-like: MGDMFRSESMALCQMFIQPEAAYSSLAELGESGCVQFRDLNAQVSAFQRKFVTEVKRCDELERKIRYIENELRKDDIKMPEVLDEPQPPYPREIIDLEAQLEAIEMEIRELAGNNIGLHANQQGMLELKSVLENADDFFSDTEVINMNAHRFSDAAEYAPPLPGQQRGELGFVAGIINLERFFSFERMLWRISHGNVFLKRSDLSEPLIDMETHTPTIKTIFVAFFQGDQLKQRIKKVCAGYHAALYPCPSSYAERQEMIKQVQVRLEDLKLVLSQTEDHRSRVLVAASRNLPSWIIMITKMKAIYHTLNLFNMDVSNNCLIGEGWVPVYDLPVVRDALARGSSKVNSTITSFLNVIETNEQPPTYNRTNKFTRGFQNLIDAYGLCSYREVNPALYTCITFPFLFAVMFGDLGHGIIVLLVGFYMTWNEKKLCKRKGEIFNIFFSGRYIILLMGLFAMYTGFVYNDVFSKSMNIFGSAWHTDYDNSTVWSNSELTLNPTNNLDGVYTYGLDPVWALADNKIIFLNTYKMKMSIIFGLVHMIFGVILSFVNFVHFKKYARIFLEFLPQLLFLLLLFGYLVFLMFFKWVRYSAKATEQALTPGCAPSILILFINMLLFGHNEPQDGCKEYMFEAQETIQLVLVVAAVICIPWMLLGTPLLEAYKRSKRMKAPTANDTATTANGTTTTANGSTSTANTAPKPAAGAHGAHGAAEEPMGEVYIKQAIHTIEYVLSTISHTASYLRLWALSLAHAQLSEVLWQMVLQKAFLLQTLVSLPMPCFGIVLYIIFAPWAFFTVAILVVIEGLSAFLHTLRLHWVEFMSKFYDGLGYAFQPFSFKAILNSTNED, encoded by the exons ATGGGTGATATGTTCCGCAGTGAATCGATGGCCTTGTGCCAAATGTTTATACAACCGGAAGCGGCGTACTCCTCTCTGGCCGAACTGGGCGAAAGTGGTTGTGTGCAATTTCGTGAT CTAAATGCGCAAGTCAGTGCTTTTCAACGTAAGTTCGTTACAGAGGTCAAACGTTGTGACGAATTGGAGCGTAAAATACGTTACATCGAAAATGAGCTACGCAAAGATGACATTAAAATGCCCGAAGTGCTAGACGAACCGCAACCACCATATCCGCGCGAAATCATTGACCTGGAAGCACAACTGGAGGCGATTGAAATGGAAATACGTGAACTTGCCGGCAACAATATTGGTTTGCATGCGAATCAGCAAGGAATGCTCGAACTAAAGTCCGTGCTTGAGAATGCGGATGATTTCTTCTCCGACACGGAAGTCATCAATATGAATGCACATCGTTTCTCAGATGCCGCAGAGTACGCACCGCCGCTGCCCGGCCAGCAACGCGGCGAGCTGGGCTTCGTTGCCGGCATCATCAACTTGGAGCGATTCTTCTCATTCGAACGCATGCTGTGGCGCATTTCGCATGGCAATGTATTTCTGAAGCGTAGCGATCTCAGCGAACCATTGATCGATATGGAAACGCACACACCGACAATTAAAACCATCTTTGTCGCCTTCTTCCAAGGCGATCAACtcaaacaacgcattaaaaaGGTTTGTGCTGGCTATCATGCCGCACTCTATCCCTGTCCCAGCTCCTATGCGGAACGACAGGAAATGATAAAGCAGGTTCAAGTGCGCTTGGAAGATTTAAAACTGGTTCTTAGTCAGACCGAGGATCATCGTAGTCGCGTGTTGGTTGCAGCCTCACGTAATTTACCCAGTTGGATAATAATGATTACGAAGATGAAAGCCATCTATCACACGCTGAATCTGTTCAACATGGATGTGAGCAACAACTGTTTGATCGGTGAAGGTTGGGTGCCGGTATACGATTTGCCAGTTGTGCGTGACGCGCTGGCTAGGGGTTCGTCAAAAGTAAACAGCACCATTACCTCTTTTCTAAATGTGATCGAGACCAACGAACAACCGCCAACATACAATAGAACGAATAAGTTTACACGCGGCTTCCAGAACCTCATTGACGCCTACGGTTTGTGCTCTTATCGCGAGGTTAATCCGGCTCTCTACACTTGCATTACATTTCCCTTTTTGTTTGCGGTGATGTTTGGCGACTTAGGGCATGGCATCATAGTGTTACTTGTTGGTTTCTATATGACTTGGAATGAAAAGAAGCTGTGCAAGCGCAAgggtgaaatatttaatatattctttTCGGGTCGCTACATTATACTTCTTATGGGCTTGTTTGCCATGTATACCGGCTTCGTCTACAATGATGTCTTCTCCAAGTCCATGAACATTTTTGGCTCAGCATGGCACACAGATTACGATAACTCAACTGTTTGGTCAAATTCAGAATTGACATTGAACCCTACCAACAATTTAGATGGCGTCTATACGTATGGACTGGATCCAGTATGGGCATTGGCTGACAACAAAATCATTTTCTTGAATAcatacaaaatgaaaatgtcCATTATATTCGGGCTCGTGCACAtgatttttggcgttatattgtCTTTTGTTAATTTCGTGCACTTCAAAAAGTATGCACGCATTTTCTTAGAATTCTTGCCACAGCTGCTTTTTCTGCTCCTGCTATTCGGCTATCTGGTATTCCTGATGTTCTTCAAGTGGGTGCGTTATTCCGCCAAAGCTACCGAGCAGGCGCTAACACCTGGTTGTGCACCCTCCATTCTCATATTGTTCATCAATATGCTGCTTTTCGGACACAATGAGCCACAGGATGGTTGCAAGGAGTATATGTTTGAGGCGCAAGAAACCATACAGTTAGTGCTGGTGGTGGCAGCAGTCATTTGCATACCATGGATGTTGTTGGGTACTCCGTTGCTGGAGGCGTATAAGCGCAGTAAAAGAATG AAAGCACCAACAGCAAATGAcactgcaacaacagcaaatggcactacaacaacagcaaatggTAGTACATCAACAGCGAACACAGCACCTAAACCAGCTGCTGGCGCACATGGCGCGCATGGCGCTGCTGAGGAGCCGATGGGTGAAGTCTACATTAAGCAAGCCATCCACACTATCGAATATGTGTTGAGTACTATCTCACATACAGCCTCCTATCTTCGTTTGTGGGCATTATCGTTGGCGCATGCGC AGTTGTCAGAGGTTCTATGGCAAATGGTACTTCAAAAAGCCTTTCTTCTGCAAACGTTGGTCTCTCTTCCGATGCCATGTTTTGGAATTGTCCTTTACATTATCTTTGCCCCATGGGCATTTTTCACAGTCGCCATTCTCGTTGTTATAGAAGGATTGTCAGCATTTTTACATACGCTACGATTGCATTG ggTCGAATTCATGAGCAAATTTTACGATGGCTTGGGTTATGCGTTCCAACCCTTTTCGTTCAAAGCCATACTGAACAGCACAAATGAGGACTAA